One Haloterrigena salifodinae DNA window includes the following coding sequences:
- a CDS encoding FAD/NAD(P)-binding protein: MYDCVIVGGGVHGTYCCQRLLEDTALESEDLLLVDPHDRLLASFRRKAAACGMAELRSTFVQHVGTEPFGLESFAESRGREGELRPTPGYPPRPTLSLFLDFADYVIERKGLADRHRRAAVESIRRSAAGDGSLVLETAAGDEDETGIENRTGDSSGGQIRTRTCVLAIGHGGRYRYPPWADGVDAITHVWDGFAPERRAEETVVVGGGITAVQLATALAERERVTLCPRDGFEEATIEADPRWINWNHIEKHLHRHPPGSRARAETVSEARNDGTVPPRLLEHLERDDDGDLSVRRSDVRSAREIDDRVRLLLENGGCCSAERAVLATGFAPVFEHPFVDRVAASLDLERGYRGMPILDDETLAWRDATGSETPLFVMGALAAGTVGPLAGNVAGARRAADRIVRAIEARRPTVPA; encoded by the coding sequence ATGTACGACTGTGTCATCGTCGGCGGCGGCGTCCACGGCACCTACTGCTGTCAGCGGCTGCTCGAGGACACCGCCCTCGAGAGCGAGGACCTCTTGCTCGTCGATCCGCACGACCGACTACTCGCGTCGTTTCGTCGGAAGGCGGCGGCCTGCGGGATGGCGGAACTCCGATCGACGTTCGTCCAGCACGTCGGTACCGAGCCGTTCGGTCTGGAGTCGTTCGCCGAGAGCCGCGGCCGCGAGGGCGAACTCCGGCCGACGCCGGGGTATCCGCCGCGGCCGACGCTGTCGCTGTTTCTGGACTTCGCCGACTACGTGATCGAACGCAAGGGACTCGCCGACCGCCACCGGCGGGCCGCCGTCGAGTCGATTCGCCGTTCGGCCGCAGGCGACGGCTCGCTGGTCCTCGAGACGGCCGCGGGCGACGAAGACGAAACCGGAATCGAGAACAGAACCGGCGACTCGAGCGGAGGGCAAATCCGAACGCGGACCTGCGTGCTGGCGATCGGTCACGGCGGTCGCTACCGGTATCCGCCGTGGGCCGACGGCGTTGACGCGATCACGCACGTCTGGGACGGGTTCGCTCCCGAGCGCCGCGCCGAGGAGACGGTCGTCGTCGGCGGCGGGATCACCGCGGTCCAGCTCGCGACCGCGCTGGCCGAGCGCGAGCGGGTGACGCTGTGTCCGCGCGACGGCTTCGAGGAAGCGACGATCGAGGCCGATCCGCGCTGGATCAACTGGAACCACATCGAAAAACACCTCCATCGCCACCCGCCCGGATCGCGAGCGCGCGCCGAGACGGTCAGCGAGGCGCGCAACGACGGCACCGTTCCGCCGCGACTGCTCGAGCACCTCGAGCGGGACGACGACGGCGACCTCTCCGTCCGTCGTAGCGACGTCCGCTCCGCCCGCGAGATCGACGATCGCGTTCGGCTGCTGCTCGAGAACGGCGGCTGTTGCTCGGCCGAGCGTGCCGTTCTGGCGACGGGGTTCGCTCCCGTCTTCGAGCACCCGTTCGTCGACCGCGTCGCCGCGTCGCTCGACCTCGAGCGCGGCTACCGCGGGATGCCGATACTCGACGACGAGACGCTGGCCTGGCGCGACGCGACCGGGTCGGAGACGCCGCTGTTCGTTATGGGCGCGCTCGCGGCGGGAACCGTCGGTCCGCTGGCGGGCAACGTCGCCGGCGCGCGGCGCGCGGCCGACCGGATCGTACGCGCGATCGAGGCGCGTCGACCGACCGTTCCGGCCTGA
- the purS gene encoding phosphoribosylformylglycinamidine synthase subunit PurS: MTAYTATVTVRLKHGVLDPEAETTQQALERLGFDLEDLRSADRFEVDLEAESAESARERADEMAERLLANPTIHDYDVEVDER; the protein is encoded by the coding sequence ATGACCGCCTACACCGCGACGGTGACCGTTCGGCTCAAACACGGCGTCCTCGATCCCGAGGCCGAGACGACCCAGCAGGCCTTAGAGCGACTGGGCTTCGACCTCGAGGACCTGCGTTCGGCGGATCGCTTCGAGGTCGATCTCGAGGCCGAATCGGCCGAGAGCGCCCGCGAACGCGCGGACGAGATGGCAGAGCGACTGCTGGCGAACCCGACCATCCACGACTACGACGTGGAGGTCGACGAGCGGTAG
- the purQ gene encoding phosphoribosylformylglycinamidine synthase I produces MTVSIIRFGGSNCDRDAERALEHLEIDAEIVWHEDGLPADTSGIVLPGGFSYGDYLRAGAMAARSPIMAEVREAAAEGTPVLGVCNGAQIGCESGLTEGAFTTNESARFQCEHVYLRVERDDTPWTAAYDEGDVIEIPIAHGEGRYEIDDDRLDELEDEDRILFRYCDENGETGPDVNPNGSKHNVAGVLGESEAVAVLMPHPERATLPDVGPTDGQGILRGFELAETEA; encoded by the coding sequence ATGACGGTTTCGATCATCCGATTCGGCGGCTCGAACTGCGACCGAGACGCCGAGCGAGCCCTCGAGCACCTCGAGATCGACGCCGAGATCGTCTGGCACGAGGACGGCCTGCCCGCGGACACCTCGGGGATCGTCCTGCCTGGCGGGTTCTCCTACGGGGACTACCTGCGCGCGGGAGCGATGGCCGCGCGCTCGCCGATCATGGCCGAGGTCCGCGAGGCCGCGGCCGAGGGCACGCCCGTCCTCGGCGTCTGTAACGGCGCCCAGATCGGCTGCGAGTCGGGGCTCACCGAGGGCGCCTTTACCACCAACGAGAGCGCCCGCTTCCAGTGCGAACACGTCTACCTGCGCGTCGAGCGCGACGACACGCCGTGGACGGCGGCCTACGACGAGGGCGACGTCATCGAAATCCCCATCGCCCACGGCGAGGGCCGCTACGAGATCGACGACGACCGCCTCGACGAACTCGAGGACGAGGATCGGATCCTCTTTCGCTACTGCGACGAGAACGGCGAGACCGGGCCGGACGTGAATCCGAACGGCTCGAAACACAACGTCGCGGGCGTCCTCGGCGAGAGCGAGGCCGTCGCCGTGTTGATGCCCCACCCCGAGCGGGCGACGCTGCCCGACGTCGGTCCGACCGACGGACAGGGGATCCTCCGCGGCTTCGAACTGGCCGAGACGGAAGCGTAG
- a CDS encoding PAS domain S-box protein, with amino-acid sequence MGSETGVVYVCPAADGTVRELRERVGRVAAGDSVADLTAACSSADCAVVGDGSPDADPVECCRRLRTRWPDLPVIVFPADGSESLAGAVVAAGADGYVPRADGVDALASRIDALLADDGIEAPPADSSGSDSATALSSQLESLIDQSPFAMIEWSLEFDVVSWNPAATELFGYAASEARGRSATELIVPADIRDEIREHWERLLDGEFDGNSTWRTDENVRKDGTTITCEWVNTPLTDADGAVVSVLSFVRDVTAERKRANALEALQKTTRELMRAESPDEIAAIVTDATEHVIDRPLAAVRIYDADRGTLELAAVSESLDAITSDISSIAPDEGVLWKTYAEGDPSVIEDVRSEQLPYDLRIDVGNAVVHPLGDHGLLTVASADDADLDTAEIHLVHVLAATAEVALDRATRQRELERTQTIVETVGDCVYQLDTEGRFVAVNDTMANMCNYGRDELVGEHISTVLTDESVERGWRRVRRLLSDDRRVATYEVTLVGRDGERTPAEVNTALLRSDGEIAGSVGIIRDISERKRMERELVERKAKIERLHEVASRLENCRTRREIYDCTVEAAEDVLNFDVCVVKRLEGDHLVTAALSSKLDAEFDRRMGIDEGIAGKTYRTGETYRIDDLRTAPDAAPVDGTLRSVLSVPIGKRGVFQTVSTAVGSFSREDEELAELLLSHVTDALDRLAFEEQLRAERDRFAALFENVPDAVVSARQTAGDAIVEAVNPAFERTFGYEESAVVGRSLDQIIVPANRSAEAEALTRRGGDGETVETEVKRRTDDGLRDFMMRIVPVDRGESTDHTFGLYTDITDQKQRQKRVEILNRVLRHDMRNGMNIIDGCAEMLADAVGDDAIEYATTIQQRAGELVSLAEKTRTVERVLEREPTTTGPTDVARTIAATVDRLEAEYPAVTVSCSVPDRLFVRIDASLETILYQVLENAVEHHDGAAPTIEVSVCHRSDDGMLSLSVADDGPGMPDEERELLQGDREITQLRHASGLGLWLVNLVVTQAGGQLSFDANEPRGTVVTLEIPRADTESVRPTGDEAATGD; translated from the coding sequence ATGGGATCTGAAACGGGGGTCGTCTACGTCTGCCCCGCTGCCGACGGGACCGTCCGGGAACTGCGCGAACGCGTCGGTCGAGTCGCGGCCGGCGACAGCGTCGCGGACCTGACAGCCGCTTGCTCGAGTGCCGACTGCGCCGTCGTCGGCGACGGGTCGCCCGACGCCGATCCGGTCGAGTGTTGTCGCCGACTCCGGACCCGGTGGCCCGATCTTCCGGTAATCGTCTTTCCGGCCGACGGCAGCGAGTCGCTGGCCGGCGCGGTCGTCGCCGCCGGCGCCGACGGCTACGTTCCCCGCGCCGACGGCGTCGACGCGCTCGCGAGCCGCATCGACGCCCTCCTCGCGGACGACGGAATCGAGGCGCCGCCCGCCGACTCCTCCGGATCCGATTCGGCGACCGCGCTCTCGAGTCAACTCGAGTCGTTGATCGACCAATCGCCGTTCGCCATGATCGAGTGGTCCCTCGAGTTCGACGTCGTGAGCTGGAATCCGGCGGCGACGGAGCTATTCGGCTACGCGGCGTCAGAGGCCCGCGGTCGGTCCGCGACCGAACTGATCGTTCCCGCCGACATTCGAGACGAGATCCGCGAGCACTGGGAGCGCCTACTCGACGGGGAGTTCGACGGGAACTCCACGTGGCGGACCGACGAGAACGTTCGCAAGGACGGAACGACGATCACCTGCGAGTGGGTCAACACGCCGTTGACCGACGCCGACGGTGCGGTCGTCAGCGTCCTCTCGTTCGTTCGGGACGTCACCGCCGAACGCAAGCGCGCGAACGCCCTCGAGGCGCTTCAGAAGACGACCCGCGAACTGATGCGCGCCGAGTCGCCCGACGAGATCGCCGCGATCGTGACCGACGCGACCGAACACGTTATCGACCGTCCGCTCGCCGCGGTCCGAATCTACGACGCGGACCGCGGGACGCTCGAACTCGCGGCGGTCAGCGAGTCCCTCGACGCGATCACGAGCGACATCTCCTCGATCGCACCGGACGAGGGAGTGCTCTGGAAAACCTACGCGGAGGGCGATCCGTCCGTCATCGAGGACGTCAGGTCCGAGCAACTCCCCTACGATCTCAGGATCGACGTCGGGAACGCCGTCGTCCACCCGCTCGGTGACCACGGGTTGCTGACGGTGGCGTCGGCGGACGACGCCGACCTCGATACCGCGGAGATCCACCTCGTTCACGTCCTCGCCGCGACGGCCGAGGTCGCGCTCGACCGAGCGACCCGGCAGCGCGAACTCGAGCGGACCCAGACGATCGTCGAGACGGTCGGCGACTGCGTCTATCAGCTCGACACCGAGGGCCGGTTCGTCGCCGTCAACGACACGATGGCGAATATGTGTAACTACGGTCGCGACGAACTCGTCGGTGAGCACATCTCGACGGTCCTCACCGACGAGAGCGTCGAGCGCGGATGGCGCCGCGTTCGCCGCCTCCTCTCGGACGACCGACGCGTTGCGACCTACGAGGTGACGCTGGTGGGGCGCGACGGCGAGCGCACACCGGCCGAGGTCAACACGGCCCTGTTGCGCTCGGACGGCGAAATCGCGGGCTCGGTCGGCATCATTCGCGATATCAGCGAGCGCAAGCGGATGGAACGGGAACTGGTCGAACGGAAGGCGAAGATCGAGCGCCTCCACGAGGTCGCCTCCCGCCTCGAGAACTGCCGGACCCGACGGGAGATTTACGACTGCACCGTCGAGGCGGCCGAAGACGTCCTGAACTTCGACGTCTGCGTCGTCAAGCGCCTCGAGGGCGATCACCTCGTCACGGCGGCCCTCTCTTCGAAACTCGATGCCGAGTTCGACCGGCGGATGGGAATTGACGAGGGGATCGCCGGCAAGACGTATCGAACGGGGGAGACATACCGGATCGACGACCTCCGGACGGCGCCCGACGCCGCGCCGGTCGACGGCACGCTGCGCTCCGTGCTGTCCGTCCCGATCGGCAAACGGGGCGTGTTTCAGACGGTCTCGACGGCGGTCGGCTCGTTCAGTCGGGAGGACGAGGAGCTGGCGGAGCTCCTGTTGTCACACGTCACCGACGCGCTCGATCGACTCGCGTTCGAGGAGCAGTTGCGGGCGGAACGCGACCGGTTCGCGGCGCTGTTCGAGAACGTCCCCGACGCCGTCGTCAGCGCGCGCCAGACCGCCGGCGACGCAATCGTCGAGGCGGTCAATCCGGCGTTCGAACGGACGTTCGGCTACGAGGAGTCGGCGGTCGTCGGTCGGTCCCTCGATCAGATCATCGTACCCGCGAACAGGAGCGCGGAGGCGGAAGCGCTCACCCGCCGCGGCGGCGACGGCGAGACCGTCGAGACCGAGGTCAAGCGGCGGACCGACGACGGGCTGCGCGATTTCATGATGCGGATCGTTCCCGTCGACCGTGGCGAGTCGACCGACCACACGTTCGGCCTCTACACCGATATAACCGACCAGAAACAGCGCCAGAAGCGCGTCGAAATTCTAAACCGCGTCCTGCGCCACGACATGCGAAACGGCATGAACATCATCGACGGCTGCGCCGAGATGCTCGCCGACGCCGTCGGCGACGACGCTATCGAGTACGCGACGACCATTCAGCAGCGGGCCGGCGAACTCGTCTCGCTCGCCGAGAAGACCCGCACCGTCGAGCGCGTTCTGGAGCGCGAGCCGACGACGACGGGCCCGACCGACGTCGCCCGGACGATCGCGGCAACCGTCGATCGCCTCGAGGCCGAGTACCCCGCTGTCACCGTCTCCTGTTCGGTTCCCGACCGGCTGTTCGTCCGGATCGACGCCTCGCTCGAGACCATCCTCTACCAAGTGCTCGAGAATGCCGTCGAACACCACGACGGGGCGGCGCCGACGATCGAGGTCTCGGTCTGCCACCGGAGCGACGACGGGATGCTCTCGCTGTCGGTCGCCGACGACGGTCCCGGAATGCCCGACGAGGAGCGGGAACTGCTCCAGGGCGACCGGGAGATCACGCAACTGCGCCACGCCAGCGGGCTCGGTCTCTGGCTCGTCAACCTCGTCGTCACGCAGGCCGGCGGCCAGCTGTCCTTCGACGCGAACGAGCCGCGGGGGACCGTCGTCACGCTCGAGATTCCGCGCGCCGACACGGAATCGGTGCGACCGACCGGCGATGAGGCGGCTACCGGCGACTGA
- a CDS encoding archaeosine biosynthesis radical SAM protein RaSEA, producing MSKPSPDVYEQGKGMDAHNQVMREIRSRKEASYDPHEPTRVWLDEDNTPGGVKRSLTIILNTGGCRWARAGGCTMCGYVAESVDGGSVSHGALMDQIDVCLEHENENADEPAELIKIYTSGSFLDEREVGAETRRAIAETFADRDRIVLESLPDFVDREKIGDFTGHGIDTDIAIGLETATDRVRHDCVNKYFDFADFEDACTEAATADTEADDAEAGIKAYLLMKPPFLTESEAVEDMISSIERCADVEGCHTVSMNPCNVQRYTMVDELYFNDGYRPPWLWSVAHVLEETADTDAIVVSDPVGHGSDRGPHNCTECDDLVQKAIKDFDLRQDPSVFEQVSCECELTWETVMERDRSFNQPLTR from the coding sequence ATGAGCAAACCGAGCCCCGATGTCTACGAGCAGGGCAAGGGCATGGACGCCCACAATCAGGTTATGCGCGAGATCCGCTCGCGCAAGGAGGCCAGCTACGATCCCCACGAGCCCACCCGCGTCTGGCTCGACGAGGACAACACTCCCGGCGGCGTCAAGCGGAGCCTGACGATCATTCTGAACACGGGGGGCTGCCGGTGGGCCCGCGCCGGCGGCTGTACGATGTGCGGCTACGTCGCGGAGAGCGTCGACGGCGGCAGCGTCTCCCACGGGGCCCTGATGGACCAGATCGACGTCTGTCTGGAACACGAAAACGAAAATGCTGACGAGCCGGCCGAGCTCATCAAGATCTACACCTCCGGCTCCTTCCTCGACGAGCGCGAGGTCGGCGCCGAGACCCGCCGCGCCATCGCCGAGACGTTCGCCGACCGCGACCGGATCGTCCTCGAGTCCCTGCCTGACTTCGTCGACCGGGAGAAAATCGGCGACTTCACCGGGCACGGGATCGACACGGACATCGCGATCGGCCTCGAGACGGCGACCGACCGCGTCCGCCACGACTGCGTGAACAAGTACTTCGACTTCGCGGACTTCGAGGACGCCTGTACCGAGGCCGCGACGGCGGACACCGAGGCCGACGACGCCGAGGCCGGCATCAAGGCCTACCTCCTGATGAAGCCGCCGTTCCTCACCGAGTCCGAGGCCGTCGAGGACATGATCTCCTCGATCGAGCGCTGCGCCGACGTCGAGGGCTGTCACACCGTCTCAATGAACCCCTGTAACGTCCAGCGCTACACGATGGTCGACGAGCTCTACTTCAACGACGGCTACCGCCCGCCGTGGCTCTGGTCGGTCGCCCACGTCCTCGAGGAGACCGCCGACACCGACGCCATCGTCGTCTCCGATCCGGTCGGCCACGGCTCCGATCGCGGCCCGCACAACTGCACGGAGTGTGACGACCTCGTCCAGAAGGCGATCAAGGACTTCGACCTCCGGCAGGATCCCTCCGTGTTCGAGCAGGTCTCCTGCGAGTGCGAACTGACCTGGGAGACCGTCATGGAGCGCGATCGCAGTTTCAACCAGCCGCTGACGCGGTAG
- a CDS encoding HalOD1 output domain-containing protein, giving the protein MHEPSSVTSVSEGQPSLAIIERVAALDGTDPLSLPPLYDAVDPDALDSLFQSSSTDGPQTTGAVQFTYYGYDVRVDADGDIVVES; this is encoded by the coding sequence ATGCATGAACCAAGCAGCGTCACATCGGTTTCGGAGGGACAGCCGAGCCTAGCGATCATCGAACGAGTCGCCGCGCTGGACGGAACGGATCCGCTATCGTTGCCGCCGCTGTACGACGCCGTCGATCCCGACGCGCTGGATTCCCTCTTTCAGTCCTCGAGCACCGACGGCCCGCAGACCACGGGGGCGGTACAGTTCACGTACTACGGTTACGACGTCCGCGTCGACGCGGACGGCGATATCGTCGTCGAGTCCTAA
- a CDS encoding helix-turn-helix domain-containing protein: MTRSFVAEMNISHADLPLTPTIRTLEDVDLTAESQPLRSSDRAGPIMFYSVSNCSFPAFESALEDDHTVDDWDVTMEFSDRRAYQIYLSSAAKFTTPEIADLGLRVLSIRNTDRGWHLRLHAPDRERLGDYWQFCREEGIRWDLVKLYSTGPKAQSIYDDDAEVPLTDRQREVARTAARMGYYEPEGASAAAVADELGISQSTLSTHLRRIMAKVFRHLFDG; the protein is encoded by the coding sequence ATGACGCGAAGCTTCGTCGCCGAGATGAACATCTCCCACGCGGATCTCCCGCTGACACCGACGATCCGAACGCTCGAGGACGTGGACCTGACCGCGGAGTCACAACCGTTACGGTCGTCCGATCGGGCCGGGCCGATCATGTTCTATTCGGTTTCGAACTGCAGTTTTCCGGCGTTCGAATCTGCCCTCGAGGACGATCACACGGTCGACGACTGGGACGTGACGATGGAGTTCTCGGACCGTCGCGCGTATCAGATCTACCTCAGTTCGGCCGCAAAGTTCACGACCCCGGAGATCGCCGATCTCGGGCTGCGAGTGCTCTCTATTCGGAACACCGACCGCGGCTGGCACCTGCGACTACACGCCCCCGATCGGGAGCGCCTCGGCGACTACTGGCAGTTTTGTCGCGAGGAGGGCATTCGCTGGGACCTCGTGAAACTGTACAGCACCGGACCGAAAGCGCAGTCCATCTACGACGACGACGCCGAGGTCCCCCTTACCGACCGCCAGCGGGAGGTCGCTCGGACCGCGGCCCGGATGGGATACTACGAACCGGAGGGTGCCAGCGCGGCGGCCGTCGCCGACGAACTCGGAATCTCGCAGTCGACGCTGTCGACACATCTGCGGCGGATTATGGCCAAAGTGTTTCGACACCTGTTCGACGGTTGA
- a CDS encoding HVO_0649 family zinc finger protein yields the protein MSTYRSPFEQLKAKFDSDPKCPACGYVDTEGGWRVRTTGSRVTYQFVCPACDAIETREMRLG from the coding sequence ATGTCTACCTATCGGTCACCCTTCGAACAACTCAAGGCGAAGTTCGATTCTGACCCTAAATGTCCGGCGTGTGGCTATGTGGACACGGAAGGGGGCTGGCGCGTCCGGACGACCGGGAGCCGCGTCACCTACCAGTTCGTCTGTCCGGCCTGTGACGCGATCGAAACCCGGGAGATGCGACTCGGCTAG